The Stappia sp. genome window below encodes:
- a CDS encoding DeoR/GlpR family DNA-binding transcription regulator, whose translation MTGDLTITDRQRDIADLVQSDGFASVEALAERFQVTTQTIRRDLARLCEQGILRRTHGGVEPPAPVGNLHYARRQILNLPAKRAIAERVAQEVPDGASLAFSIGTTPEIVMQALARHTALRIFTNNLHVAFSASQAESFEVTIAGGRLRHGDRDTLGAETERFFSAYKVDIGIFGVAGVDTDGTLLDFHEEEVAARQAILANCRKAFLVLDATKFGRAAHVRGGHITDVDAVFCDHPLPKDLDAALRADGRQVVIAAHAR comes from the coding sequence ATGACTGGTGATCTGACAATCACGGACCGTCAGCGGGACATTGCGGATCTGGTGCAGTCGGACGGCTTCGCCTCCGTCGAGGCCTTGGCCGAGCGCTTCCAGGTCACCACGCAGACGATCCGCCGCGATCTCGCGCGGCTGTGCGAACAGGGCATTCTCCGGCGCACCCACGGCGGCGTGGAGCCGCCCGCCCCCGTCGGCAATCTGCATTATGCCCGCCGCCAGATCCTCAATCTGCCCGCCAAGCGGGCGATTGCCGAGCGCGTCGCGCAAGAGGTTCCCGACGGCGCGTCGCTGGCCTTTTCCATCGGCACCACGCCGGAGATCGTGATGCAGGCGCTCGCCCGCCACACCGCCTTGCGCATCTTCACCAACAATCTGCATGTCGCCTTTTCCGCCTCCCAGGCCGAGAGTTTCGAGGTCACCATCGCCGGCGGGCGGCTGCGCCACGGCGACCGCGACACGCTGGGCGCGGAGACCGAGCGCTTCTTCAGCGCCTACAAGGTGGATATCGGGATCTTCGGCGTCGCCGGCGTCGACACGGACGGCACGCTGCTCGACTTCCACGAGGAGGAAGTGGCGGCACGGCAGGCGATCCTCGCCAATTGCCGCAAGGCGTTTCTGGTGCTCGACGCCACCAAGTTCGGCCGGGCGGCGCATGTGCGCGGCGGCCACATCACGGACGTGGATGCGGTGTTCTGCGATCACCCCCTGCCAAAGGATCTCGATGCGGCCCTGCGCGCCGACGGGCGGCAGGTCGTGATCGCCGCCCACGCGCGCTGA
- a CDS encoding AprI/Inh family metalloprotease inhibitor: protein MKRLASCLRPLALTPVLALALAACQTAPSTQRAAIAPTAATGFAQPGPVFGAAPAAQPIRRTTTLSSDSKSWVDADGTRHTKTSRSTASVSLDPNAVGSAVAMLLGGSGIAPSAPARQPGAGDYAGTWRLDVAGKQCDLTLQAPGGRPSGTATTFGCLGTDLGNVTGWSLRGREVILTGLFDKQLAVLRATGGNRLDGTTPNGSALTAWR, encoded by the coding sequence GTGAAACGCCTCGCCTCGTGCCTCCGCCCCCTCGCCCTCACGCCCGTCCTGGCGCTCGCGCTCGCCGCCTGCCAGACCGCCCCGTCCACCCAGCGTGCGGCCATTGCCCCCACCGCCGCGACCGGCTTCGCCCAGCCGGGGCCGGTCTTCGGCGCGGCACCCGCTGCCCAGCCGATCCGGCGCACCACGACGCTTTCCTCCGACAGCAAGTCCTGGGTGGACGCCGACGGCACCCGCCACACCAAGACCAGCCGCTCCACCGCGTCCGTGTCGCTCGACCCCAATGCGGTCGGCAGCGCCGTCGCCATGTTGCTTGGCGGCAGCGGCATTGCCCCCTCCGCCCCGGCGCGCCAGCCCGGCGCGGGCGACTACGCCGGCACCTGGCGTCTCGACGTCGCCGGCAAGCAATGCGACCTCACGCTTCAGGCCCCCGGCGGTCGCCCCTCCGGCACGGCCACCACCTTCGGCTGTCTCGGGACGGATCTCGGCAATGTCACCGGCTGGTCGCTGCGCGGCCGCGAGGTGATTCTGACGGGCCTGTTCGACAAGCAACTCGCCGTTCTGCGCGCCACCGGCGGAAACCGGCTGGACGGAACGACGCCGAACGGCTCCGCCCTCACCGCCTGGCGCTGA
- a CDS encoding helix-turn-helix domain-containing protein: MERDTRSGVPHSVFSLEAVAPSERFDLWRDSINCVFEVDAPKERRKAGFEAEVDAHLVGDLAVVRTRTLAQSWARSPELIARDGMDHFMIQIYETGTMEFSHRGRAQTFRQDALVVFDLAQAMQSRTSDFTNLSLLLPRPVLEPHLKHSVDHHMQVIDARNPLSTLLINHVRTLKNVAGSLTPAQAVEASAASTGLVAACLNASEPETEAQAAGVAFALMVRARQEIERRLGDPDLSPAAIARAVGVSRTRLYEMFAAFGGVRAYIRERRLRLAARMLLDRRCADRPVSRIALDCGFVNDSAFSRAFRAQFGVTASDLRADPGRGRADTDIVEMVDRRYEDWIRTLSA, from the coding sequence GTGGAGCGCGACACTCGATCGGGCGTGCCGCACAGCGTGTTTTCGCTCGAGGCGGTGGCGCCGTCCGAGCGCTTCGATCTGTGGCGCGACAGCATCAATTGCGTATTCGAGGTGGATGCCCCGAAGGAGCGGCGCAAGGCCGGCTTCGAGGCGGAGGTCGATGCGCATCTCGTCGGCGATCTCGCGGTGGTGCGCACCCGGACCCTGGCGCAGTCCTGGGCCCGCTCGCCGGAGCTGATCGCCCGCGACGGCATGGATCATTTCATGATCCAGATCTACGAAACCGGGACCATGGAGTTCAGCCATCGCGGACGGGCGCAGACGTTCCGGCAGGACGCTCTGGTGGTCTTCGACCTGGCGCAGGCCATGCAATCGCGCACCAGTGACTTCACCAACCTGTCGCTGCTTCTGCCCCGCCCCGTGCTCGAGCCGCATCTCAAGCATTCCGTCGACCACCACATGCAGGTGATCGACGCGCGCAACCCGCTCTCGACCTTGCTGATCAACCATGTTCGAACGCTGAAAAACGTCGCGGGCAGTCTCACTCCGGCGCAGGCGGTCGAGGCGAGTGCCGCGAGCACCGGTCTGGTGGCCGCCTGTCTCAATGCCAGCGAGCCGGAAACGGAGGCGCAGGCCGCCGGTGTGGCCTTCGCGCTCATGGTGCGCGCCAGGCAGGAGATCGAGCGCCGTCTCGGCGATCCCGACCTGTCGCCGGCGGCGATCGCGCGCGCCGTCGGCGTGTCGCGCACCCGGCTCTACGAGATGTTCGCCGCCTTCGGCGGGGTGCGTGCCTATATCCGCGAACGCCGGCTGCGGCTTGCCGCGCGCATGCTGCTCGACCGGCGCTGCGCCGACCGGCCGGTGTCGCGGATCGCGCTCGATTGCGGCTTCGTCAACGACAGCGCGTTCTCCCGCGCGTTTCGCGCGCAGTTCGGCGTGACCGCGAGCGATCTGCGCGCCGACCCGGGGCGCGGGCGGGCGGACACCGACATCGTCGAGATGGTCGACCGGCGCTACGAGGACTGGATCCGCACGCTGAGCGCCTGA